One region of Pseudomonas sp. B21-040 genomic DNA includes:
- a CDS encoding alkaline phosphatase D family protein — protein MFKPTVGPIIGHTTTNHARIFLRGKLQDTSLVFAGVRYRRLGEEHWSRGEFVKLMIVRDMSDVIALNELASDTEYEYQAGWFSPMSPVHTVETVQELPLQWPRDIYRFRTQSSKITTLRAYIVGSCRYLRMTAGIPSAPHLGDRIFASIAHLAQRAEPPISATLMTGDQIYVDDLNVIAPDREYKEILSKYRIAFSQPNISKLMSGTPTYMILDDHEIEDNWPANKSKTDDYLYKNAIAAYELYQASHSPAHELLADGQISRKLEQYWYQFANGDIEWFVTDSRTRRNLSADDRRILDEEQEQALCKWLIHSPARVKFVVTSVMFYPDRKTLGDDAWKAFPEQRLRLLETIRTHRIKNVIFVSGDVHGSLTSRLTHSKDPDFEVHTIVSSPLCNSKLLPYAKASTFILDQPLAKTAAGDYRHELTSQVVSQDNFAHLVVDREHIQVNYHDRDGKPLQAINIPLA, from the coding sequence ATGTTTAAACCGACTGTCGGCCCTATTATTGGCCACACAACTACAAACCACGCGCGCATTTTTCTTCGCGGCAAACTTCAAGACACTTCATTGGTATTTGCGGGTGTTCGTTATCGACGCCTGGGTGAAGAGCACTGGTCCCGAGGCGAATTTGTAAAACTGATGATCGTGCGCGACATGAGCGATGTGATTGCACTCAATGAATTGGCCAGCGACACCGAGTACGAATATCAGGCCGGCTGGTTCAGCCCGATGAGCCCGGTGCATACCGTGGAGACGGTCCAGGAGCTGCCATTGCAATGGCCTCGGGATATTTATCGCTTTCGTACGCAGTCCAGCAAAATCACCACGCTGCGGGCGTATATCGTTGGCTCATGCCGCTACCTTCGAATGACCGCAGGGATACCGTCGGCCCCGCACCTGGGCGACCGGATTTTCGCTTCGATCGCACACCTTGCGCAGCGGGCGGAGCCGCCCATCAGCGCCACGTTGATGACAGGCGATCAAATCTACGTCGATGACTTGAACGTTATTGCTCCCGACCGCGAGTACAAGGAAATACTCAGCAAGTACCGAATTGCTTTTTCTCAACCCAACATCAGCAAGTTAATGTCCGGCACTCCAACTTACATGATCCTCGACGACCATGAAATAGAAGACAACTGGCCTGCCAACAAAAGCAAGACGGACGATTACTTATACAAAAACGCCATCGCAGCGTATGAGTTATATCAAGCCAGCCATAGCCCTGCGCATGAATTACTTGCCGACGGACAGATAAGCAGAAAGCTCGAACAGTATTGGTATCAGTTCGCCAACGGCGATATTGAATGGTTTGTCACCGACAGCCGCACTCGACGCAATTTGTCGGCCGATGATCGCCGTATCCTTGATGAAGAACAGGAACAGGCGCTGTGCAAATGGCTGATCCACAGCCCGGCCCGGGTCAAATTTGTGGTAACCAGCGTGATGTTCTACCCCGACCGCAAAACCTTGGGCGATGACGCCTGGAAAGCCTTCCCGGAACAACGCCTGCGATTGCTGGAAACGATTCGTACGCACCGCATCAAGAACGTGATCTTCGTGTCGGGCGATGTCCACGGCTCCCTGACGAGTCGACTGACCCACAGCAAAGACCCGGACTTCGAGGTGCACACCATCGTTTCCTCGCCCCTGTGCAACAGCAAACTGCTGCCTTATGCCAAGGCCTCCACGTTCATCCTGGATCAGCCGTTGGCGAAAACGGCTGCGGGGGACTACCGTCATGAACTGACCAGCCAGGTGGTCAGCCAGGACAATTTTGCCCATCTGGTCGTTGATAGAGAGCACATTCAGGTTAATTACCACGACCGGGACGGCAAACCATTACAAGCGATCAATATCCCTCTGGCCTAG
- the aceF gene encoding dihydrolipoyllysine-residue acetyltransferase, producing MSELIRVPDIGSGEGEVIELFVKVGDRIEADQSILTLESDKASMEVPAPKAGIIKSLKVKLGDRLKEGDELLELEVEGAAAAAPAAAAAPAAKAEAKPAAAPAAAPVAAPAAASVQQVHVPDIGSAGKAQIIEIQVKVGDTVAADQSLITLESDKASMEIPSPAAGVVKAISVKLNDEVGTGDLILDLEVAGAAAPAAAPAQAAAPAAAAAPAPAAAPAAPVADSIQDIHVPDIGSSGKAKIIEVLVKAGDTVAADQSLITLESDKASMEIPSPAAGVVESVSIKLDDEVGTGDLILTLKVKGAAPAAAPAPAVAAPSVPAPAAAPAAAPVAAAPAAAPAKPGAKVHAGPAVRQLAREFGVELNAVGASGPHGRILKEDVQVYVKAMMQKAKEAPAAAAGATGGAGIPPIPVVDFSRFGETEEVPMTRLMQIGASSLHRSWLNIPHVTQFDSADITDLEAFRNAQKAVAEKAGVKLTILPLLLKSCAHLLKELPDFNSSLAPSGKAIIRKKYVNIGFAVDTPEGLLVPVIKNVDQKSLLQLAAEAAALAAKARDKKLTADDMQGACFTISSLGHIGGTGFTPIVNAPEVAILGVSKATIQPVWDGKAFQPKLMLPLSLSYDHRVINGAAAARFTKRLSDLLADIRTILL from the coding sequence GTGAGCGAACTCATTCGCGTACCTGACATCGGCAGCGGTGAAGGTGAAGTAATTGAACTGTTTGTGAAGGTCGGCGACCGTATCGAAGCCGACCAGAGCATCCTGACACTTGAGTCGGACAAGGCGAGCATGGAAGTGCCTGCGCCGAAGGCCGGTATCATCAAGAGCCTGAAAGTGAAGCTGGGCGATCGCCTGAAAGAAGGCGACGAACTGCTGGAGCTGGAAGTCGAAGGTGCCGCAGCCGCGGCCCCTGCGGCTGCCGCTGCACCAGCCGCCAAGGCTGAAGCCAAACCGGCTGCTGCGCCTGCCGCTGCTCCTGTTGCTGCGCCGGCTGCTGCCAGCGTTCAGCAAGTGCACGTGCCGGACATCGGTTCGGCGGGCAAGGCCCAGATCATCGAGATCCAGGTCAAGGTCGGCGACACCGTCGCAGCTGATCAATCGCTGATCACCCTGGAGTCCGACAAGGCGAGCATGGAAATCCCGTCGCCTGCCGCTGGCGTGGTCAAGGCCATCAGCGTCAAGCTCAACGACGAAGTCGGCACTGGCGACCTGATCCTGGATCTGGAAGTGGCGGGTGCCGCGGCACCGGCTGCTGCTCCAGCCCAGGCTGCCGCTCCAGCTGCTGCCGCTGCGCCTGCTCCTGCAGCAGCCCCGGCTGCACCGGTTGCCGACAGCATTCAGGACATCCACGTTCCGGACATCGGTTCGTCGGGCAAGGCCAAGATCATCGAAGTCCTGGTCAAGGCCGGCGACACCGTTGCAGCCGACCAGTCGCTGATCACCCTGGAATCCGACAAGGCGAGCATGGAAATCCCGTCGCCTGCCGCTGGCGTGGTGGAAAGCGTTTCCATCAAGCTCGATGACGAAGTCGGCACCGGCGACCTGATCCTCACGCTCAAAGTCAAAGGCGCTGCGCCTGCCGCTGCCCCGGCTCCGGCCGTTGCTGCACCGAGCGTTCCAGCTCCTGCCGCCGCACCGGCTGCTGCTCCGGTAGCTGCTGCACCTGCCGCTGCACCGGCCAAGCCAGGCGCCAAGGTTCACGCCGGCCCGGCTGTACGCCAACTGGCCCGTGAGTTCGGCGTCGAGCTGAACGCCGTCGGCGCCAGTGGCCCGCACGGTCGCATCCTGAAAGAAGACGTGCAGGTTTACGTCAAAGCCATGATGCAGAAGGCCAAGGAAGCACCGGCCGCTGCGGCTGGCGCAACCGGCGGCGCGGGCATCCCGCCGATTCCGGTCGTGGACTTCAGCCGCTTCGGTGAAACCGAAGAAGTGCCGATGACTCGCCTGATGCAAATCGGCGCGTCGAGCCTGCACCGCAGCTGGTTGAACATTCCGCACGTGACTCAGTTCGATTCGGCTGATATCACCGACCTGGAAGCGTTCCGCAACGCTCAGAAAGCCGTTGCAGAGAAGGCTGGCGTCAAGCTGACCATCCTGCCGCTGCTGCTCAAGTCGTGCGCGCACCTGCTCAAGGAACTGCCGGACTTCAACAGTTCGCTGGCACCAAGCGGCAAAGCGATCATCCGCAAGAAGTACGTGAACATCGGCTTCGCGGTCGACACCCCTGAAGGCCTGCTGGTACCGGTCATCAAAAACGTCGATCAGAAGAGCCTGTTGCAACTGGCAGCCGAAGCCGCTGCGCTGGCCGCCAAAGCCCGCGACAAGAAGCTCACCGCTGACGACATGCAAGGCGCCTGTTTCACCATTTCCAGCCTTGGCCACATTGGCGGCACCGGCTTCACGCCGATCGTCAACGCGCCGGAAGTGGCGATCCTTGGTGTTTCCAAGGCAACCATCCAGCCAGTCTGGGACGGCAAAGCCTTCCAGCCGAAACTGATGCTACCGTTGTCGTTGTCCTACGATCACCGTGTGATCAACGGCGCCGCTGCTGCACGCTTCACCAAGCGTCTGAGCGACCTGCTGGCGGACATCCGCACCATCCTGCTGTAA
- the aceE gene encoding pyruvate dehydrogenase (acetyl-transferring), homodimeric type produces the protein MQDLDPVETQEWLDALESVLDKEGEDRAHYLMTRMGELATRSGSQLPYAITTPYRNTIPVTHEARMPGDLFMERRIRSLVRWNAMAMVMRTNLKDSDLGGHISSFASSATLYDIGFNYFFQAPTDEHGGDLIYFQGHTSPGVYARAFMEGRITEDQMNNFRQEVDGQGLSSYPHPWLMPDFWQFPTVSMGLGPIQAIYQARFMKYLEARGFIPEGKQKVWCFLGDGECDEPESLGAISLAGREKLDNLIFVINCNLQRLDGPVRGNGKIIQELEGVFRGAQWNVTKVIWGRFWDPLLAKDVDGILQRRMDEVIDGEYQNYKAKDGAFVREHFFNSPELKAMVADLSDDEIWKLNRGGHDPYKVYAAYHEAVNHKEQPTVILAKTIKGYGTGAGEAKNTAHNTKKVDVESLKLFRDRFDIPVKDEELENLPFFKPEPNSAEARYLSERRTALGGFVPQRRAKSISVPTPPLDTLKAILDGSGDREISTTMAFVRILAQLVKDKEIGSRIVPIIPDEARTFGMEGMFRQLGIYSSVGQLYEPVDKDQVMFYKEDKKGQILEEGINEAGAMSSFIAAGTSYSSHNQPMLPFYIFYSMFGFQRIGDLAWAAGDSRTRGFLIGGTAGRTTLNGEGLQHEDGHSHILAATIPNCRTYDPTYGYELAVIIQDGMKKMTEEQQDVFYYITVMNESYQQPAMPAGAEEGIKKGMYLLEEDTREAAHHVQLMGSGTILREVREAAKILREEFNVGADVWSVTSFNELRRDGLAVERTNRLHPGQKPKLSYVEECLNGRKGPVIASTDYMKLFAEQIRQWVPSKEFKVLGTDGFGRSDSRKKLRHFFEVDRHFVVLAALEALADRGDIEPKVVAEAITKFGINPEKRNPLDC, from the coding sequence ATGCAAGACCTCGATCCCGTCGAAACCCAGGAATGGCTGGACGCCCTGGAATCGGTTCTCGACAAAGAAGGCGAAGACCGCGCTCACTATCTGATGACCCGTATGGGCGAACTGGCGACCCGCAGTGGCTCGCAGCTGCCTTACGCCATCACCACGCCGTACCGCAACACCATTCCCGTAACCCACGAAGCACGCATGCCTGGCGACCTGTTCATGGAACGCCGCATTCGCTCGTTGGTACGCTGGAACGCGATGGCCATGGTGATGCGTACGAACCTGAAAGATTCTGACCTGGGCGGTCACATCTCCAGCTTCGCCTCCAGCGCCACCCTGTACGACATCGGCTTCAACTATTTCTTCCAGGCCCCGACCGACGAACACGGCGGCGACCTGATCTACTTCCAGGGCCACACCTCGCCAGGCGTTTACGCCCGTGCATTCATGGAAGGCCGCATCACCGAAGACCAGATGAACAACTTCCGCCAGGAAGTCGACGGTCAGGGCCTGTCGTCCTACCCGCACCCTTGGCTGATGCCTGATTTCTGGCAGTTCCCGACCGTATCCATGGGCCTGGGCCCGATCCAGGCGATCTACCAGGCACGCTTCATGAAGTACCTGGAAGCCCGTGGCTTCATCCCTGAAGGCAAGCAGAAAGTCTGGTGCTTCCTGGGCGACGGCGAGTGTGACGAGCCGGAATCCCTGGGCGCCATCTCGCTGGCTGGCCGCGAGAAGCTCGACAACCTGATCTTCGTCATCAACTGCAACCTGCAGCGCCTCGACGGCCCGGTTCGCGGGAATGGCAAGATCATCCAGGAACTCGAAGGCGTGTTCCGCGGTGCTCAGTGGAACGTGACCAAAGTCATCTGGGGCCGTTTCTGGGACCCACTGCTGGCCAAGGACGTCGACGGTATCCTGCAACGTCGCATGGACGAAGTCATCGACGGCGAGTACCAGAACTACAAAGCCAAAGACGGCGCGTTCGTGCGTGAACACTTCTTCAACTCGCCAGAACTCAAGGCGATGGTTGCTGATCTGTCCGACGACGAGATCTGGAAACTCAACCGAGGCGGCCACGACCCGTACAAGGTCTACGCGGCGTACCACGAAGCGGTCAACCACAAAGAACAGCCAACCGTCATCCTGGCCAAGACCATCAAAGGTTATGGCACCGGTGCCGGCGAAGCGAAGAACACCGCGCACAACACCAAGAAGGTTGATGTTGAAAGCCTGAAGCTGTTCCGCGATCGTTTCGACATCCCGGTCAAAGACGAAGAGCTGGAAAATCTGCCGTTCTTCAAGCCAGAGCCAAACAGCGCCGAAGCCCGCTACCTGAGCGAGCGCCGCACTGCACTGGGCGGTTTCGTACCACAGCGCCGCGCGAAGAGCATCAGCGTGCCAACGCCGCCACTCGATACCCTCAAGGCAATCCTTGATGGCTCGGGCGACCGCGAGATTTCCACCACCATGGCTTTCGTGCGGATCCTCGCGCAACTGGTCAAGGACAAGGAAATCGGCTCGCGCATCGTTCCGATCATCCCGGACGAAGCCCGTACCTTCGGTATGGAAGGCATGTTCCGTCAGTTGGGCATCTACTCCTCCGTCGGCCAGCTCTACGAGCCAGTCGATAAAGACCAGGTGATGTTCTACAAGGAAGACAAGAAGGGCCAGATCCTCGAAGAAGGCATCAACGAAGCAGGCGCCATGAGCTCCTTCATCGCTGCCGGTACTTCGTACTCCAGCCACAACCAGCCAATGCTGCCGTTCTACATCTTCTACTCGATGTTCGGCTTCCAGCGTATCGGCGACCTCGCCTGGGCCGCTGGCGACAGCCGTACCCGTGGCTTCCTGATCGGCGGCACCGCCGGCCGGACCACGCTCAACGGCGAAGGCCTGCAACACGAAGACGGTCACAGCCACATCCTGGCTGCCACCATCCCGAACTGCCGCACCTATGATCCGACCTACGGCTACGAGCTGGCGGTGATCATTCAGGACGGCATGAAGAAGATGACCGAAGAGCAACAGGACGTCTTTTACTACATCACCGTGATGAACGAGTCCTACCAGCAGCCAGCCATGCCGGCCGGTGCCGAAGAAGGCATCAAGAAAGGCATGTACCTGCTTGAAGAAGACACCCGCGAAGCGGCGCACCACGTTCAGCTGATGGGCTCCGGCACCATCCTGCGTGAAGTGCGTGAAGCGGCGAAGATTCTGCGTGAAGAGTTCAACGTCGGCGCTGACGTATGGAGCGTTACCAGCTTCAACGAACTGCGTCGCGACGGCCTGGCCGTAGAGCGCACCAACCGTCTGCACCCGGGCCAGAAGCCTAAACTGAGCTACGTCGAAGAATGCCTGAACGGCCGTAAAGGTCCGGTGATCGCTTCTACCGACTACATGAAGTTGTTCGCTGAGCAAATTCGTCAGTGGGTCCCGTCCAAGGAATTCAAAGTCCTGGGCACCGACGGTTTCGGCCGCAGCGACAGCCGCAAGAAACTGCGTCATTTCTTCGAAGTCGACCGTCATTTCGTGGTGTTGGCAGCCCTGGAAGCACTGGCTGACCGTGGTGACATCGAACCTAAGGTTGTGGCTGAAGCCATTACCAAGTTCGGTATCAACCCGGAAAAACGCAACCCACTGGACTGCTGA
- the glnE gene encoding bifunctional [glutamate--ammonia ligase]-adenylyl-L-tyrosine phosphorylase/[glutamate--ammonia-ligase] adenylyltransferase — protein sequence MSLPTLAELPGILLPLVTRAEQSLRTAVAALEDDHRLSTWTPERWAQFARVVAASDFVIEQSVRDPLMLLGLVESGELDRGFAPGELCGQIAAAVNAAQTEDELGRALRRQRTRQQVRIIWRDLTRQADLVQTCRDLSDMADASIDQAYQWLYSRHCEQFGVPTGRRSGEPQQMVILGMGKLGAVELNLSSDIDLIFAYPEGGETVGVKRSLDNQEFFIRLGQRLIKALDPMTVDGFVFRVDMRLRPYGSAGALVLSFNALEQYYQDQGRDWERYAMIKSRVVAGDQVTGAQLQDMLRPFVYRRYLDFSAIEALRTMKQLIQQEVRRKGMADNIKLGSGGIREVEFIAQAFQLIHGGRDLSLQQRPLLKVLSTLEGQGYLPPAVISELREGYEFLRYTEHAIQAIADRQTQMLPDSAQDQARIAFMMGFADWDAFHEQLMYWRGRVAWHFAQVIADPDEEQGGESEVVVGGEWLPLWEEAQDEEAACRQLEEGGFKDATKALKALAGLRGSPQLRAMQRLGRERLDAFIPRLLAQAVEHANPDLVLERVLPLVEAVARRSAYLVLLTENPGALRRLLTLCAASPWIAEQITRFPLLLDELLNEGRLFKPPLAPELAAELRERLMRIPEDDLEQQMEALRHFKLAHRLRVAASEIAGSLPLMKVSDYLTWLAEAILEQVLALAWHQTVAKYGTPLRADGRLCDPDFIIVGYGKVGGLELGHISDLDLVFIHDGDPLAETDGPKPIDGAQFFTRLGQRIIHLLTAQTNSGQLYEVDMRLRPSGAAGLLVSSLGAFARYQHGEAWTWEHQALVRARVLVGSADVGREFERVRAAVLGKPRDLATLRQEVSEMRAKMRDNLGTKSTAAGTGANAFEATAPFDLKQDAGGIVDIEFMVQYAALAWSQACPSLLRWSDNFRILEELANEGLMPAEDASLLREAYKAYRSAAHRQALQKDAGVIPGDQFADERRQVLRIWRELGLS from the coding sequence ATGAGCCTTCCCACGCTTGCCGAACTGCCCGGCATTCTCCTGCCGCTTGTCACCCGCGCCGAACAGTCGCTGCGCACCGCCGTTGCGGCCCTTGAGGACGATCATCGGCTCTCCACCTGGACACCTGAACGCTGGGCGCAATTCGCCCGCGTCGTGGCCGCCAGCGACTTTGTGATTGAACAGAGTGTGCGTGACCCTTTGATGTTGCTGGGGCTGGTTGAGTCCGGCGAATTGGATCGCGGTTTTGCCCCCGGCGAGTTGTGCGGGCAGATTGCGGCAGCGGTGAATGCGGCGCAAACCGAGGACGAACTCGGCCGCGCCCTGCGCCGTCAGCGCACCCGCCAGCAAGTGCGGATCATCTGGCGCGACCTGACCCGCCAGGCCGACCTGGTTCAGACCTGCCGCGACCTCTCGGACATGGCCGATGCGAGTATCGATCAGGCCTATCAGTGGTTGTATTCGCGTCATTGCGAGCAGTTTGGTGTGCCGACCGGCCGCCGCAGTGGCGAGCCGCAACAAATGGTCATCCTCGGCATGGGCAAACTCGGCGCGGTGGAGTTGAACCTGTCGTCGGACATCGACCTGATCTTCGCCTACCCCGAGGGTGGCGAAACCGTCGGTGTGAAGCGCTCACTGGATAACCAGGAATTCTTCATTCGTCTGGGCCAACGCCTGATCAAGGCGCTGGACCCGATGACGGTCGACGGATTCGTGTTCCGCGTCGACATGCGCCTGCGCCCTTACGGTTCGGCAGGTGCGTTGGTCTTGAGCTTCAATGCGCTGGAGCAGTATTACCAGGATCAGGGGCGTGACTGGGAGCGCTACGCGATGATCAAGTCGCGCGTGGTGGCGGGTGATCAGGTGACTGGTGCGCAATTGCAGGACATGCTGCGCCCCTTCGTTTACCGGCGTTACCTGGACTTCTCGGCAATCGAAGCGCTGCGCACCATGAAGCAGCTGATCCAGCAGGAAGTCCGGCGCAAAGGCATGGCCGACAACATCAAGCTCGGCTCTGGCGGCATTCGTGAAGTCGAGTTTATCGCCCAGGCGTTCCAGCTGATTCATGGCGGCCGCGACCTGAGCCTGCAACAACGCCCTCTATTAAAAGTACTGAGCACACTGGAAGGTCAGGGTTACCTGCCGCCGGCAGTGATCAGCGAGTTGCGCGAAGGCTACGAATTCCTGCGTTACACCGAACACGCGATTCAGGCGATTGCCGACCGCCAGACCCAGATGCTGCCGGATAGCGCGCAGGACCAGGCGCGCATTGCCTTTATGATGGGCTTCGCCGACTGGGACGCCTTCCATGAGCAACTGATGTATTGGCGTGGGCGCGTGGCCTGGCATTTCGCTCAGGTGATTGCCGATCCTGATGAAGAGCAAGGCGGCGAAAGCGAAGTAGTGGTTGGCGGTGAATGGCTGCCGTTGTGGGAAGAAGCCCAGGACGAAGAGGCGGCTTGCCGGCAGTTGGAGGAGGGTGGTTTCAAGGACGCCACCAAGGCCCTGAAAGCCTTGGCGGGACTGCGCGGCAGTCCGCAACTTCGTGCGATGCAGCGTTTGGGGCGTGAACGCCTTGATGCCTTTATTCCACGCTTGCTGGCTCAGGCCGTCGAGCATGCCAACCCCGACCTGGTGCTGGAGCGCGTGCTGCCGCTGGTTGAAGCCGTGGCCCGTCGTTCCGCCTATCTGGTGTTGCTGACCGAAAACCCCGGCGCACTGCGACGCTTGCTGACCTTGTGCGCCGCTAGCCCGTGGATCGCCGAGCAAATCACGCGCTTCCCGCTGCTGCTCGACGAATTGCTCAACGAAGGCCGGCTGTTCAAGCCACCACTGGCGCCGGAGCTGGCCGCCGAATTGCGCGAGCGCCTGATGCGGATTCCCGAGGACGACCTCGAACAGCAGATGGAAGCCCTGCGCCATTTCAAACTGGCGCACCGCTTGCGCGTCGCCGCCTCGGAAATCGCCGGCAGCCTGCCGTTGATGAAAGTCAGCGATTACTTGACCTGGCTCGCCGAAGCTATTCTTGAACAAGTGTTGGCCCTGGCTTGGCACCAGACCGTGGCCAAGTACGGCACGCCGTTGCGTGCTGACGGCAGGTTGTGCGATCCCGACTTCATCATTGTCGGTTATGGGAAAGTCGGCGGGCTGGAACTCGGGCATATTTCGGACCTGGATCTGGTGTTTATCCACGATGGCGATCCACTGGCAGAAACCGACGGACCAAAACCAATCGATGGTGCGCAGTTTTTCACCCGCCTGGGGCAACGGATCATTCACTTGCTGACGGCACAGACCAACTCCGGTCAGCTGTATGAAGTGGACATGCGCTTGCGACCTTCGGGTGCAGCGGGGTTGCTGGTGAGTTCGCTCGGTGCATTTGCCCGTTATCAACACGGCGAGGCCTGGACCTGGGAGCATCAGGCGCTGGTTCGGGCGCGAGTGCTGGTGGGCAGCGCGGATGTCGGTCGGGAATTCGAGCGGGTTCGCGCGGCGGTGCTGGGCAAGCCGCGAGACCTGGCGACCCTGCGTCAGGAGGTCAGTGAGATGCGCGCGAAGATGCGCGATAACCTCGGCACCAAGAGTACGGCGGCCGGGACCGGGGCGAATGCCTTCGAAGCCACGGCTCCGTTTGATCTCAAGCAGGACGCCGGAGGTATCGTCGATATTGAATTTATGGTGCAATACGCGGCCCTGGCGTGGTCCCAAGCGTGCCCGTCATTGCTGCGCTGGTCTGATAATTTCCGCATTCTGGAAGAGCTGGCAAACGAAGGGCTGATGCCCGCCGAAGACGCCAGCTTGTTGCGCGAGGCCTATAAAGCCTATCGCTCCGCCGCTCACCGGCAGGCCTTGCAGAAGGACGCCGGGGTCATACCGGGCGACCAGTTCGCGGATGAACGGCGACAGGTGTTGCGAATCTGGCGTGAGCTGGGGCTAAGCTGA
- the waaF gene encoding lipopolysaccharide heptosyltransferase II, whose translation MKILIVGPSWVGDMVMAQTLFQCLKQRHPQCEIDVLAPEWSRPILERMPEVRQALSFPLGHGALELATRRRIGKSLAGQYDQAILLPNSLKSALVPFFAGIPKRTGWRGEFRYGLLNDVRTLDKERYPLMIERFMALAHEPGVELPKPYPRPTLQIDPVTREATLAKFGLALDRPVLVLCPGAEFGEAKRWPSEHYAKVAEAKIREGWQVWLFGSKNDHAVGEDIRARLIPGLREESVNLSGGTSLAEAIDLMSCADAVVSNDSGLMHVAAALNRPLVAIYGSTSPGFTPPLAEHVEVVRLGIECSPCFDRTCRFGHYNCLRQLMPQAVNEALQRLQGTVVEVK comes from the coding sequence ATGAAAATTCTGATCGTTGGGCCCAGTTGGGTCGGTGACATGGTGATGGCGCAGACACTGTTTCAGTGTCTCAAGCAACGCCACCCGCAATGCGAAATCGACGTCCTGGCCCCCGAGTGGAGCCGGCCGATCCTGGAACGCATGCCCGAAGTACGCCAGGCCTTGAGCTTTCCACTCGGCCACGGCGCTTTGGAGCTGGCGACCCGCCGGCGTATCGGCAAATCCCTGGCCGGTCAGTACGACCAGGCGATTTTGCTGCCCAATTCGCTGAAGTCGGCGCTGGTGCCGTTCTTCGCCGGCATCCCGAAGCGCACCGGCTGGCGTGGCGAATTCCGCTACGGCCTGCTCAATGACGTGCGCACGCTGGATAAAGAACGTTATCCGCTGATGATCGAGCGCTTCATGGCCCTGGCCCATGAGCCCGGTGTCGAACTGCCGAAACCCTATCCACGCCCGACCTTGCAGATCGACCCGGTCACCCGCGAAGCGACGCTGGCCAAGTTCGGCCTGGCCCTCGACCGCCCGGTGTTGGTCCTGTGCCCCGGTGCGGAGTTCGGTGAAGCCAAGCGCTGGCCGTCCGAGCATTACGCCAAGGTCGCCGAAGCGAAGATTCGCGAAGGCTGGCAAGTCTGGTTGTTCGGTTCGAAAAACGATCACGCCGTGGGCGAAGACATCCGGGCGCGCCTGATTCCCGGCCTGCGTGAAGAGTCGGTCAACCTCAGCGGCGGCACTTCGCTGGCCGAAGCCATCGACTTGATGTCCTGCGCCGATGCCGTGGTGTCCAACGACTCCGGCCTGATGCACGTCGCCGCCGCGCTGAACCGCCCATTGGTGGCGATCTACGGCTCGACGTCGCCAGGTTTTACCCCGCCGTTGGCCGAGCATGTCGAAGTGGTTCGCCTGGGCATCGAGTGCAGCCCCTGCTTCGATCGCACGTGCCGGTTCGGTCATTACAACTGCCTGCGCCAACTGATGCCGCAAGCGGTTAACGAAGCCTTGCAGCGGTTGCAGGGCACTGTGGTCGAGGTCAAATAG